From the genome of Cytophagales bacterium WSM2-2:
CCCTGGATGGTGATCGTTTGAAAGTCGCGTGTTGATTCACTGAAGATAAATTGAATATCACGGCTGCCCATTGGTACAGCAATGATCGAAGACACAGGCGCGTAGTAGAAAAAGGAAAGACCTTTTCCTTCCCGCTTTGCTTTTCCATTGACATGATGAATCACATACGTCATGGAATCGAATTTTCTAAAATTTAAACCGAACATATTTTTTTTAGTTTATAGTCCTTTGTCAAGTAATTTTTTGATTTCCAGCCAGTCCGTTTCTCCGTCAAACCCGGCCTTGTCGTCCATCAGTACATTTATATAGAATTTGTCCCGGTAATAGCCATAACCTCCATCTGCCACTTCGGGGTTATCATTGACATAATCAAAGTGGATGTCATGTTTGCGGAACAACTCAAGGTATTGCTCAATTTCATTCGGGTAAGAGCAGGTGTAGAGAATCCGGACAATGTCTTTGCGTTGACTCAGCAACTGCATGACCTCAATCGCGCCGGGGTAGAATTCCGTAGCGATATCATCACGCCTGAAGTTGGAACGGAGAATCGTGCCGTGGATATCAAATGCCCAATATGTTTTGGTCCACCTTTTCTCTTTTACGGCACGTAAACAATTTTCAATAGCGCGGGTAATCATAGTTGGCTTAAGCTTTTGTTGGATATGACATTTTCAATCGCCTTTACCAGCAAACTGGCGCAACTGATAATTTCTATTTTCGGGTGGCTGATCGATTCAATCACCGTATCGGAGATGTACATCTTTTCAATTTGTGATCGCTCAATGTTTTCGAGAGCCGGGCCGCTGAGAACCCCATGTGTACAATAAGCTCGCACGGAGATCGCTCCCTGACTTTTCAAGAGATCAGCGGCTTTGCATAAAGTGCCTGCTGTGTCGACAAGGTCATCAACAATAATTACGTTCTTGCCTTTCACATCACCGATGATTTCCATACTTGAAACTGCATTGGGTTTCAATCGCTCTTTGTTAATGACTACCATCGGGGTATCAAGGTCTTTTTTGTATTGCTTGATGCGTTTGATTCCCCCGAAATCAGGACTGCACAAACACAAATCTTTGATGCCGAGTTGGCGAATGTGATCGAGAAACAACCGGTGCGATGAGAGCGGGTCGACAGGGATTTTGTAAAAACCTTCAATCGCGTTCGTATGCAAGTCAAGCGTGATGATCCGATCGGCACCCATGAGTTGAATCATGTCAGCAATCATTCGCGAAGAGATAGCGGTGCGTTGTCCATCGCGTCTTTCCTGGCGGCTGTGCGGCAGGTAAGGGATTAACAAGATCACTTCTTTGGCGGAAGACCTGCGTGCCGCATCAATCGTCATCAACAGTTCAAAGAAGTTTTCATATGGCATGTTGATCTTGCCAATAAGAAAGACTACCTGGCCTCGCACACTTTCGTTGAATTTTACGAATAGCTCACCATCTGAAAATTTTTCCACGTGAGTAGTGAGCAATGGAAGCCCATTTGGGATGTAATGGCTCCCCCCAGCTTTTTAGCTGTGCTTGTGGCGTATATTTTAATTGAGTTTTCCATATCAGGCATTCACCATTTGCTTTGTCATAACGCGTTCACGAATTTCCTCGAAGGCGTGGTTTACTTTTATTTCACCATTCTCAAAGACTGTTCTCATTATGTCT
Proteins encoded in this window:
- the prs gene encoding ribose-phosphate pyrophosphokinase; translated protein: MLTTHVEKFSDGELFVKFNESVRGQVVFLIGKINMPYENFFELLMTIDAARRSSAKEVILLIPYLPHSRQERRDGQRTAISSRMIADMIQLMGADRIITLDLHTNAIEGFYKIPVDPLSSHRLFLDHIRQLGIKDLCLCSPDFGGIKRIKQYKKDLDTPMVVINKERLKPNAVSSMEIIGDVKGKNVIIVDDLVDTAGTLCKAADLLKSQGAISVRAYCTHGVLSGPALENIERSQIEKMYISDTVIESISHPKIEIISCASLLVKAIENVISNKSLSQL